From uncultured Desulfobacter sp.:
AAGAGAGCCAGGCCCTGGTATTATTAAGATTCAACCCCCATCATAATACCCGGATGCTGGTGCTGGTCAACCCGGACTGCGACAAGCGAGTCAAGGCGGTGTGGCTGGCCGGCACGGAAGGCGGCGCTGCCTTTCCATGGACAGACCTGCTTTCGGGCAACACTGTGCAGGCAGAACGCAGAGAAGGGAAATACCGTATTCTCCTTAAACCGGGCGCAGTGCTGGCCTTAAGCCCTGAAAGAAGTGATCTAAACCTGCTTGAAGCCCAGCCGGTCGGAAAGCTTTCCATGCCCGGCAGGGTTTTGATGCAGAAACGAAGGGCACTGGCCCTTGAGGTGATCACTGCGGTAAACGGCTACATGGATATAGCCGACCTGGATGTGGACCAGGCCGCCATGGATCTGGCACGGGATCCTGAAACCTTTATCCGGGAACTTTACCCGGACAAGCGACCCATCCGTACCATCCTGTTTGATGCCCACAAGGATATCAATCGCAGGGTAATGGTTCCCCCGGGCTTTTTCCTGCTGGTCCGGTGCAACAAGCATTTCAGGGTTCAGCTTGAAGAAGCAGGGCTTGACAAATATTGCCTGGGATTCTCTGAAAGTCTGTCCGTAGAAGGGGGGTCCGGATATCAGGCCATTTTCATGCCCATGGAAATAAAAACCAATTGCAGGGACTGCCTCCTCAAACTACGCATATCCGGCCCCGAAGGAACCAAAGTAATTACCGGCAACATCAGGTATCTTGCCCCGTTTGAAGCGCTTAACCTGCGGCTTTCCTTTATCCGCAGGGAGATTGTCGCTGATCCGTCCATCAAGCAGTTGTCCACCACCTGCCTAGGTGCAATGATGCGCGCAGGGGCTCACTTCAGTCATCTGGAGAGTCGTTATGATGCCCTTTTGGGTGCCAACCTGAATCCCCGCCTGCCCGAAAACCGATGGATGTTCCTGTCCAGATTCAGAATATGGGGCGTATTCCAGGGCTATTCCAGGGAACTTGGGCTGGATTGCATGGATGCCTTCTGGGCCTCCCATGACCAGGGCGGAAAATGGCGATTCAGGATACCCTCATCCGAAGGTAGATATTATGTCATTGATCTCTTTCTGGAGATGGACCGAGAAACCAACGCCGTGACCCTGACCCTGCACCGGGAAACTTCACCTGCGAATAATCCCCGGCGCCTTCAGGCCGAACGTGAGGTTACGCTTATCATCCGTCCCGATATTGAAGACAGAAGTTTCCATAACACGATCAAGGCCTTTAATGGTCCTGAACAGCAATGGCCATCCCGGATTTCGACATTTGAAAACGGATTTTTCTTTCGCTCCCAAACAGGGCGGATACTTCGGCTGTCAAGCAGCCGGGATGCGTTTTTCTTGAAACCGGAATGGCACTACATGGTCCACAGAAGTATTGAAGCCACCCGGGGAATGGATGCCGAGTCCGATCTGTTCAGCCCGGGCTATTTCGACATCCATGTCAAAGGCGGAGATACTGTTCGCCTGAAAGCCTGTGTCATTAATGAAGAGACAATGCCTGAACCCGCGGACGACAAAAATATCCCCCTGCCCGGTCCTTTTCATTCAACGGTGCCGTTTTTTCAGGTAGTCCAGGCAAGCCTTGACGCATTCATCGTAAACCGGGGAGAAGAAAAAAGCGTGGTGGCGGGATATCCCTGGTTTCTGGACTGGGGAAGGGACAGCCTGATTTTCTGCCGTTCCCTGATTGAGATTGGCCGAATCCGGGATGCCTTTGCCATACTCTCCCTTTTTGGAAAATTTGAAAAGGACGGCACCCTGCCCAATATGATAAGTGGTGAAGATGCAAGAAACATTGAGACCTCGGATGCCCCCTTGTGGTTCTTTGCCTGTTGCCGGCAACTGACCCAAACCTTAAGCAAAGAACCGCTGCTCACCCAAAACATCGGCCGGCGAACCATGATCCAGGTGCTCAAAGACATGGCATCATCCATGATCAACGGCACGCCCACCGGGGTCAAGGCAGATCCTGAATCCATGCTGCTCTACAGCCCGGCCCATTTTACCTGGATGGATACCAATTTCCCGGCAGGGACCCCCCGCCAGGGATATCCCATTGAGATCCAGGCGTTGTGGTATCATGCCCTTGAATTTTTATCCCAGGTTGATGATTCGGGCGCACAAGCAAAATGGCAAAAACATGCCGACACGGTCAAACGCACGATCATGGACCGGTTCTGGCGTGAAGATGATGGTTTTTTCAGTGACTGCCTGCACTGCAGGGAACCAGTTGACGCTTGCCATGCGATCCCTGATGATGCCCTGCGGCCCAATCAACTGCTGCTGATCACTTTAGGGGTCATCGACGACCCGGAAATCATGGCCCGGGTGGTGGGAACCTGCCGGGAGCTTCTGGTGCCTGGAGGCATTAGAAGCCTTGCGGACCGGCCCCTTGCCATGCCGTTATTCATTGAACGGAACGGGCAGCACCTGGTAAATCCCCATACCCCCTATGCCGGGTATTACCAGGGAGATGAGGACACCCAAAGGAAACCGGCCTACCACAACGGCACAGCCTGGACATGGCAGTTTCCAATATTCTGCGAGGCCTGGGCCACGGCCTTTGGCCGCCCGGGTATTCCAGCGGCTTTGGCCTGGTTAGGCAGTTCACTGCCATTGATGCGCACGGGCGCAGCAGGTTTTGTACCTGAAATTCTCGACGGTAATTTTCCACATACCCCCAGGGGATGCGATGCCCAGGCCTGGGGATGCAGTGAAATTGCCAGGGTTGCCCATAAACTGACCCGGATGCGAAATAAATAATATTATTCGACAGGTTGTTACGCCATAAATGTTTTTTTAAGTTCAAGGCGAAAAATCAATTTGACCAAAGGCATACATGCAGCACTCTGAGGATCAAATTTATTTTTCCAACAAAGAAATTGGAAAAATTAGCATTTTTTAACAGCCTGTGGAACGTAACGTTACCCACCTGCGCCTTGCACTTGGGAAACTTAATGTCCAATTACAGGTGTCATTTTTTTTTACAAGATGTCAAAATTTAAAAAACATAGATGTTAATTTTTTTTACATGATGTTAAAATTTTCAAAAATTTATGTTTTTTTAGCATACACCAGGGTGTCAAGAATACTTAATTACTTTTTTGTCACGATCATAAAAAAACCGAATTATGTCTGGATATGCTGACAACACAACTTGTTAGCAATCCATTGCGTTATTGATTTATTGAAAATTATCTGAACGTTAACATTTTCGGTATAAAAAATGCTGTCATTAAATCTTAATTGATTGCGACCTGTCAGCTAATTATGGACAGTACCGGCAGCATTCCGAAAACCAGGAAATGAGAGGTGTTAATGCCTGATAGCCCAAGAATTCTTATTGTAACCCCGGAAGTAACCTATCTGCCCGAAGGTATCTGCCCTGATGGCGATGATTACTCCGCCAAGGCCGGTGGTCTGGCAGATGTCTCGGCAGCACTGATCTCGGCGTTGTATGATTTAAGCTGCGACGTTCATGTGGCCATACCTGACTACAGATCCATCTATCATGGCGATCACGAACCAAGGAGTCACCGGGAGGTGGAAAAAATCCGCCGGCGCCTGCATGAGGAACGGATTCATTTTGCCGTGGACCGGGTGTTCCTTTACAAAGACGGTGTCTATTCTGGCTATTCGGATAAGGATCTCAAGGTGTCCCTGGCGTTTCAGCGGGAGGTGATCAACAACATCATCCCAAGAGTGAAACCGGACATCATCCATTGCAACGACTGGATGACCGGACTGATTCCGGCCATGGCCAGGCGATACGAAATTCCGTGCCTGTTCACCATTCACAACATCCATACCATGACCTCCACCCTGGCTGAAATTGAGGACAGGGGGATTGATGCGGCAGCCTTCTGGCAGTGGCTCTACTTCAAACGTCCGCCCATTAACTACGAAGAGAGCTGGGATAGCAACCGGGTGGATTTTCTGGCGTCAGGGGTGTTTTCCGCCCATTATGTAAATACGGTAAGTCCCTCCTTCCTGCGTGAGATTGTTGAAAACCGCCACTCATTTGTGGCACCGGAACTCAGGAGTGAGCTGGCCCATAAATGGGAGGCAGGATGTGCCACAGGCATTTTAAATGCACCTGAGCCCGAATTCAATCCAGCCGTGGATGACATGGTCCAATTCAATTACGGACCCAAAAACCACCGGGCCCAGAAAGAAAAGAATAAAATTTTTCTGCAAAAATCCGTGGGCCTTGAAATAAATCCCGATGCTCCTGTGTTTTTCTGGCCCTCCCGCCTGGATCCTGTGCAGAAAGGTTGTACACTTCTGGCAGAAACAATGTATGATATTATTTCCCGTTACTGGGATACAGGTATTCAAATTGTATCCGTGGCAGACGGTCCCTACCTAAGACACTTTCACAATATTGTTGATTTTCATGACCTGCGCCGGCGAATCAGTGTCTGGGGATTCAACGAACATTTGTCCCACCAGGCATTTGCATCCAGTGATTTTATCTTCATGCCCTCCTCATTTGAGCCGTGCGGGCTGCCCCAGATGATCGGAGGCATATACGGCAGCCTGCCCATTGTCTTTGACACAGGCGGCCTGCATGATACGGTCAAACAACTGGATGTAGAGCATTCAACGGGCAATGGGTTTCTTTTTAATGTCCACGATGCCCAGGGATTGAACTGGGCCGTGGACCGTGCCATGGATTTTTTCCTTCTGGATCCGGATGAAAAAGAATGCCAGCTCCGAAGAATCATGACTGAATCCGTACTTGAATTCAACCACAGCCGATGCGCTGAAAGTTATATTAAACTATATGAAAAAATGCTCAAAAGACCGTTTTTGGTCTAATCCTTCATGGACAAATGATCCGTATCTGTCACCTTTTAAGCCCATTATCCGGTCACGGTTTGAAAAGGCCCTGGCAACGGTAGAAAAGCTGAAAAACAAAAGGTCCTGGTCTGAAATGGCCAACTATCATGAAATTTTTGGCCTGCACAGGGATAAAAAAGGCTGGGTGTTCAGGGAATGGGCACCCAATGCATCGGCCATGTTTATCCTCACACCGGCCAATAACTGGGAAAAATCTTCGGATTGGGAAGTGAAAGGGCCTGACCCCAACGGCATATTTGAGGCCCGTTTCCCTGATCACTTTTTTTGCCATGAACAGCTCTACCGGCTCAAAGTGGTGTGGGACGGCGGCGAAGGCGACCGTATCCCCACGGCGGCCACCCGGGTCATCCAGGATAGCGCCACCTATATTTTTAATGCCCAGGTATGGACTCCAGACCAGCCATACCAGTGGCTGGCAAAAAACCCTAAACTGTCCACAGATCCTATTTTGATCTATGAAGCCCATGCAGGTATGGCTTTAGAAGAAGGCAGGGTCGGTACCTGGCGGGAATTTGCCGACCACATCCTGCCCAAGGTCATTGATGCAGGATACAATACCCTGCAGATGATGGCGGTTCAGGAGCACCCCTATTATGGTTCCTTTGGGTACCATGTGTCGTCATTTTTTGCCCCTTCTTCCCGGTTCGGCACCCCGGATGATTTCAGATACCTGGTGGACAAAGCACATGAAGCCGGAATCCGTGTGCTCATGGATATTGTACACTCCCACAGTGTAAAAAATGAGGTGGAGGGCCTGTCGCGCTTTGACGGTTCCTTGTACCAGTTTTTCCACGACAAGGACAGAGGGGATCATACACTTTGGGATTCCCGGTGTTTTGACTATGGCAAACAACAGGTAGTGCATTTCCTGCTCTCCAACCTGAGATATTTTCTTGAACAATTCCGGGTGGATGGTTTCCGGTTTGACGGCATAACCTCCATGCTGTTTGCCGATCACGGATTAGGACGTGCTTTTACA
This genomic window contains:
- a CDS encoding amylo-alpha-1,6-glucosidase, with protein sequence MVSENQEILALTQSPSPGTAQVLFCGDVLVFTLSVSPDSPGRAFVRTNLGNADAIRREIIRRVEKNEIKLGEAWCDLPMKEDGDGNFSIRLPLTQPGSFQAKCFFLPEDNDVPVWPEGENAILCVEPAGTCCANIIYNAFVRQFGPTKDAKSQAPDLDTLINKLDDQGYTVIPKSGKFRDLKEQLNFIFSRMGCRGLHLLPIHPTPTTYARMGRFGSPYAALDFSDVDPALAQFDPAATPLEQFMELVDAVHDHDGYLILDIAINHTGWAASLHESNPEWLDREDDGKIRMPGAWGVVWADLTKLDYRHTDLWQYMADIFLLWCRRGVDGFRCDAGYMIPERAWEYIIYKVRSQYPDTVFFLEGLGGPPDATRHLLQRANFNWAYSEIFQEYSLEQISRYLPHAIEISNTCGHLIHFAETHDNDRLAKVSHTYAKMRTGLCALFSICGGFGFTNGVEWFAEEKINVHNSPGLNWGNPDNQVNYITRLHLLLREHPAFFSGTQLRLIHEKESQALVLLRFNPHHNTRMLVLVNPDCDKRVKAVWLAGTEGGAAFPWTDLLSGNTVQAERREGKYRILLKPGAVLALSPERSDLNLLEAQPVGKLSMPGRVLMQKRRALALEVITAVNGYMDIADLDVDQAAMDLARDPETFIRELYPDKRPIRTILFDAHKDINRRVMVPPGFFLLVRCNKHFRVQLEEAGLDKYCLGFSESLSVEGGSGYQAIFMPMEIKTNCRDCLLKLRISGPEGTKVITGNIRYLAPFEALNLRLSFIRREIVADPSIKQLSTTCLGAMMRAGAHFSHLESRYDALLGANLNPRLPENRWMFLSRFRIWGVFQGYSRELGLDCMDAFWASHDQGGKWRFRIPSSEGRYYVIDLFLEMDRETNAVTLTLHRETSPANNPRRLQAEREVTLIIRPDIEDRSFHNTIKAFNGPEQQWPSRISTFENGFFFRSQTGRILRLSSSRDAFFLKPEWHYMVHRSIEATRGMDAESDLFSPGYFDIHVKGGDTVRLKACVINEETMPEPADDKNIPLPGPFHSTVPFFQVVQASLDAFIVNRGEEKSVVAGYPWFLDWGRDSLIFCRSLIEIGRIRDAFAILSLFGKFEKDGTLPNMISGEDARNIETSDAPLWFFACCRQLTQTLSKEPLLTQNIGRRTMIQVLKDMASSMINGTPTGVKADPESMLLYSPAHFTWMDTNFPAGTPRQGYPIEIQALWYHALEFLSQVDDSGAQAKWQKHADTVKRTIMDRFWREDDGFFSDCLHCREPVDACHAIPDDALRPNQLLLITLGVIDDPEIMARVVGTCRELLVPGGIRSLADRPLAMPLFIERNGQHLVNPHTPYAGYYQGDEDTQRKPAYHNGTAWTWQFPIFCEAWATAFGRPGIPAALAWLGSSLPLMRTGAAGFVPEILDGNFPHTPRGCDAQAWGCSEIARVAHKLTRMRNK
- a CDS encoding glycogen/starch synthase, giving the protein MPDSPRILIVTPEVTYLPEGICPDGDDYSAKAGGLADVSAALISALYDLSCDVHVAIPDYRSIYHGDHEPRSHREVEKIRRRLHEERIHFAVDRVFLYKDGVYSGYSDKDLKVSLAFQREVINNIIPRVKPDIIHCNDWMTGLIPAMARRYEIPCLFTIHNIHTMTSTLAEIEDRGIDAAAFWQWLYFKRPPINYEESWDSNRVDFLASGVFSAHYVNTVSPSFLREIVENRHSFVAPELRSELAHKWEAGCATGILNAPEPEFNPAVDDMVQFNYGPKNHRAQKEKNKIFLQKSVGLEINPDAPVFFWPSRLDPVQKGCTLLAETMYDIISRYWDTGIQIVSVADGPYLRHFHNIVDFHDLRRRISVWGFNEHLSHQAFASSDFIFMPSSFEPCGLPQMIGGIYGSLPIVFDTGGLHDTVKQLDVEHSTGNGFLFNVHDAQGLNWAVDRAMDFFLLDPDEKECQLRRIMTESVLEFNHSRCAESYIKLYEKMLKRPFLV
- a CDS encoding alpha amylase C-terminal domain-containing protein, with product MKKCSKDRFWSNPSWTNDPYLSPFKPIIRSRFEKALATVEKLKNKRSWSEMANYHEIFGLHRDKKGWVFREWAPNASAMFILTPANNWEKSSDWEVKGPDPNGIFEARFPDHFFCHEQLYRLKVVWDGGEGDRIPTAATRVIQDSATYIFNAQVWTPDQPYQWLAKNPKLSTDPILIYEAHAGMALEEGRVGTWREFADHILPKVIDAGYNTLQMMAVQEHPYYGSFGYHVSSFFAPSSRFGTPDDFRYLVDKAHEAGIRVLMDIVHSHSVKNEVEGLSRFDGSLYQFFHDKDRGDHTLWDSRCFDYGKQQVVHFLLSNLRYFLEQFRVDGFRFDGITSMLFADHGLGRAFTGYQDYFGDDVDEDALSYLYAANDLVHEIHPGAVTIAEDVSGYPGLAAPATLCGTGFDFRFSMGVPDYWIKLLKEVRDEAWHMEALWYELTQHRDEERTITYVECHDQALVGDQTVMMRLMGGKIYNSMEKSNTDITTQRAVALHKMIRLVTLACAHKGYLNFMGNEFGHPEWIDFPSPANGYSYDHARRLWSLKYDKNLYFPDLFAFDKQMIALAKQTQLFTWDRPRLLHIHEQDKILAFERSGLIFVFNFHPEHSFSDYLIHAPAGKYEMRLDTDEARFGGLGRLNPDQVHFTSPIGDEAEYRYDALSLYLPSRCALVLTRV